From Zingiber officinale cultivar Zhangliang chromosome 5B, Zo_v1.1, whole genome shotgun sequence, the proteins below share one genomic window:
- the LOC121984545 gene encoding general transcription and DNA repair factor IIH helicase subunit XPB2-like, producing the protein MTWWLWSRRVELAALLHDMVTLVLKMNQYYAESKSPKVLETLLEEEVISKAQIKLKDSQNVLQCFKDEYGNDVHSFEIDPSQCCFLLQVENVKHCLLNKLNYPMLEEYNFSMNFVNPELTIQMKPQARQRSYQAECESNIFINGRARSGLIVLPFHAGKSFVGVSTACKIRKCCLCLVSNVASVDQWASQFRLWSNIEGEKISLIKSDTKQIFRGLAGVVITTYEMLATFGGETTYKDYEKTIGEVLNKEWGLLLLDEVDDVPEQVFHKVISITKSHCKLGLTATLVRKDEKIMDLKFLIGPKLYEANKLDLVKEGFIPDVLCFEVQCPMTKEFSSEYFKTENLKRKQALSVLNPNKLRSCEFLIRAHEQEGHKIIIFGDNLFALTAYANKLQKPMICGATSHDKKTSILEDFKSDFVYNTIFLSKVGYNSIDILEANVIIQISSHTGLPHQEARRLGHILRAVEIELPKEKDDPSFYSLVSMETQEVADSIARQQFFVDQGYTVEEINILFFYRFKHWPKL; encoded by the exons ATGACATGGTGGTTATGGAGCAGGAGG GTTGAACTTGCTGCTCTTCTTCATGACATGG TTACGCTTGTGCTGAAAATGAATCAATATTACGCTGAGTCAAAGTCTCCAAAG GTATTGGAGACATTGCTCGAGGAAGAAGTTATATCCAAGGCTCAGATTAAATTAAAG GATTCACAAAATGTTCTTCAGTGCTTTAAGGATGAGTATGGGAATGACGTTCATTCCTTCGAGATAGACCCTTCTCAG TGTTGTTTTTTATTGCAGGTGGAAAATGTGAAACATTGTTTGCTAAATAAACTCAACTATCCTATGCTTGAGGAATACAACTTTTCAATGAATTTT GTAAACCCAGAATTGACTATACAAATGAAACCGCAAGCACGACAACGATCATATCAAGCAGAATGTGAaagtaatatatttataaatg GTCGAGCCAGGTCCGGTCTTATTGTGTTACCATTTCATGCCGGGAAATCTTTCGTTGGTGTATCCACAGCTTGCAAGATACGAAAATGTTGTCTGTGTTTAGTTTCAAATGTGGCTTCTGTGGATCAATGGGCTTCACAATTTCGTCTTTGGTCAAATATAGAAGGCGAGAAGATTAGCCTCATCAAATCCGATACTAAGCAAATTTTTCGTGGCTTGGCCGGTGTTGTTATCACAACTTATGAAATGCTAGCTACTTTTGGCGGAGAGACAACATATAAGGATTATGAAAAAACTATTGGAGAAGTACTAAACAAAGAATGGGGACTGTTATTGTTAGATGag GTGGATGATGTTCCAGAACAAGTGTTTCATAAAGTAATTAGCATCACCAAATCTCATTGCAAACTTGGACTTACTG CAACACTTGTGAGAAAAGATGAAAAAATTATGGACTTGAAATTTCTTATTGGACCCAAGCTGTATGAGGCAAACAAGTTGGATTTGGTAAAGGAAGGATTTATTCCTGATGTCCTGTGTTTTGAAGTCCAGTGTCCTATGACCAAGGAGTTTTCTTCAGAATATTTCAAGACAGAGAATTTGAAGAGAAAACAA GCACTATCTGTATTGAATCCGAATAAGCTCAGATCTTGTGAATTTCTTATTCGTGCTCATGAGCAGGAGGgtcataaaattattatttttggtgaTAATCTGTTTGCACTGACTGCGTATGCAAACAAGCTCCAAAAGCCCATGATCTGTGGTGCAACTAG CCATGACAAGAAAACTAGTATTCTTGAAGATTTCAAGAGCGATTTTGTTTATAACACAATCTTCCTGTCTAAG GTTGGTTATAACTCAATTGATATTTTAGAAGCCAATGTGATAATACAGATTTCGTCCCATACTGGTTTACCACATCAGGAAGCTCGACGTTTGGGTCACATTCTTAGGGCTGTGGAAATT GAGCTACCGAAAGAAAAAGATGATCCTTCCTTCTATTCCCTTGTTTCCATGGAAACTCAG GAAGTGGCTGATTCTATTGCAAGGCAGCAATTCTTTGTTGATCAAGGGTATACAGTTGAG gaaatcaatattttatttttttatagattCAAACATTGGCCTAAGCTATGA